One Leishmania major strain Friedlin complete genome, chromosome 29 DNA segment encodes these proteins:
- a CDS encoding conserved hypothetical protein (previous protein_id=AAZ09471.1) has product MSANDANAGSSMSGGADGSRPPHGALELPPVMESVLRPHQVSALEFIWRRLVLDGALRMAARTFSSTIEQRTRLYQEVFGVILAHSMGLGKTLTSLSFVLLFQAQALLMAMKRERVRRQQFGSASAATAASVALKGAVCPALRVLVLCPRSCVLHWQASISEWIQPRYAGTMKVNSYVPSAMGVSLSATHRGTGGRSIEDVLRSFYQEGGLLLLGYEEYQRILQYAQTQYRSNPTNKWPRVWSLLDRLRLHLPLFQEVRLLDIIETADLVILDEAHRLRRSSSNLVTALTQHIRNIQLRLALTGTPLQNHLEEYNTMQSIITGRELDTQLFHKHFIAPIERGQCVDATYPQFLEMQRCVASLRRYFADSAHHCGPEVLAATLPPRREFLFFFRLSAAQEAAYRAMLKYFHTQVAAGEKGDSVLRLHHVASHICLHPALSELEEPRSSTALASCKDGEEDGDDEDEDATLAAPPTLPAAALTGVDVSMSPKLSFAFHLTVHIVREQREKVVIFSQYLSHLRLMGQLLAREGISAPSLTGAASDAERCRCISELQNNDACRVLLCSVRAGGVGIKLTAASHCILLDVSWNPTDDMQATYRLYRYGQLRPVNIYRLATWGTSEHIVFAYALQRSWLQKKIADISDPRRQQRHQTRSYFRYPCAVPLPDDGSSLATDEQVALQQSRPALKETLASSCRPDYALEVCEIQCPIAACVLRAHPEEKAYLYTVIPQSVLLLHNEDDVIRERGRRFEDAAHKSRASVAIPLQMPSGGAPPAHAREDVSLLDACEAELVDAARQAAHLVITHVLRAREEAVSESDTVSEVRMLDQSMCQRLQPLLAPVLEKRPPPRFLAEVLLLCYQAGAADLFRTLLQSSSYLKLRTYLASRVPAVTRRRTRDTALPTRSPLEEALLFTPVSLFKSMSSVEATYVATELGCDRPFVGFCLLRGLQKLWFVDGRLAISEAALEALATLLGITPGRIDGDSDSAEDEGTAEGEDGGRALSRRNDDGTFAEALAALAQSVLTAMTSCLEEQWPPYEGFALPPQHVQLDREEMRMGRAYRAASRAHMEGLLPIAQVADLLRLPSYRQGQHMYGCARCRSPLLQRLDATHLECPRCHYNAEFEVRADPRTQQQTVLYQLSVVANLLDAFSITKSFAVSFSPAECADASAALREVHTSQAVFEFVRRTMEEGVQAFLSEYPPRLIRLLGLQMGTGGDVEALRRVLLTNGRLASHTNVREHLRQRLAQAFADFVHPSTLTQFVAMPLMLIVTALHYLARCERLTYAHELLLDECLTPRRKLLRFASDALVKVLYVERLLKHCRQKPLPSSYASSMSVTACGATLGSGAVAPQKGAVSNDADDAASLTSLVMAASSSSESRSRSSASTSSSSSFHSDSAAGTQPAHKDPLAHLMGSSGSGSRTASASSSPSSARHSSSSSFISVYSSDRASFPDGGESDAEERDEVMRGQHGTLTWLEELAGNTLERAAPTAEELESEAVQQQRSAQYWIAFCEVYGTHSAETLTVYIEDTASGAKVLPPPPLSCWISQVAHTTMAGHRMTDMLDIFFKKLLELSQQVRVIS; this is encoded by the coding sequence ATGAGCGCTAACGACGCCAATGCTGGCAGCAGcatgagcggcggcgccgacggcagcagGCCTCCACATGGTGCGCTAGAGCTTCCCCCGGTGATGGAGAGCGTGCTGCGCCCTCACCAGGTGAGTGCGTTGGAATTTATCTGGAGGCGTCTCGTGCTGgacggcgcgctgcgcaTGGCTGCTCGAACCTTCTCCTCGACGATCGAGCAGCGCACTCGGCTTTATCAAGAAGTGTTTGGCGTCATTCTGGCGCACTCGATGGGTCTTGGTAAGACGctcacctccctctccttcgtgctgctgttccaggcacaggcgctgctgatggcAATGAAGCGCGAGCGAGTGCGTCGGCAGCAGTTCGGGAGCGCTTCTGCCGCTACCGCTGCAAGCGTGGCGCTGAAAGGTGCCGTATGCCCTGCACTCCGTGTGCTTGTCCTGTGCCCTCGCAGCTGCGTGTTGCACTGGCAGGCATCCATTTCGGAGTGGATCCAGCCGCGGTATGCGGGAACTATGAAGGTCAACTCCTACGTGCCCAGTGCGATGGGCGTCTCTCTCAGTGCAACGCACCGTGGCACCGGCGGCCGCTCTATCGAGGACGTGCTGCGCTCCTTCTATCAAGAGGGAGGCTTGCTACTGCTAGGCTACGAGGAGTACCAGCGCATTCTGCAGTACGCACAGACGCAGTATCGCAGCAACCCCACCAACAAATGGCCCCGCGTGTGGTCGCTGCTGGATCGCCTGCGACTCCATCTTCCGCTTTTTCAGGAGGTGCGCCTGCTGGACATCATCGAGACCGCTGACCTCGTTATCCTCGACGAGGCGCATCGGctacgccgcagcagctcgaaCCTGGTGACGGCGTTGACGCAGCACATCCGCAACATCCAGCTTCGGCTGGCACTCACGGGCACTCCGCTGCAGAACCACCTCGAGGAGTACAATACGATGCAGTCCATCATCACCGGCCGCGAGCTTGACACCCAGCTCTTTCACAAACACTTCATCGCACCGATCGAGAGAGGACAGTGCGTGGACGCCACGTACCCGCAGTTCCTCGAGATGCAGCGGTGCGTGGCGTCGTTGCGCAGATACTTCGCCGACTCGGCGCACCACTGCGGACcggaggtgctggcggccaccctgccgccgcgacgcgaGTTCCTATTCTTTTTCCGGCTTTCcgcagcgcaggaggcggcgtACAGGGCGATGCTGAAGTACTTCCACACGCAGGTCGCCGCTGGAGAAAAGGGAGACTCGGTActgcggctgcaccacgTCGCGTCACACATATGCCTGCATCCCGCCCTATCGGAACTGGAggagccgcgcagcagcaccgcccttGCCTCCTGTAaggacggcgaggaggacggggacgacgaggatgaggacGCAACGCTGGCGGCGCCTCCGACCCTGCCCGCGGCGGCCCTCACCGGTGTGGATGTTTCCATGTCCCCGAAGCTGAGTTTTGCGTTTCACCTTACCGTGCACATTGtgcgcgagcagcgcgagaAGGTCGTCATCTTTTCGCAATACTTGAGTCACTTGCGACTGATGGGGCAGCTGCTGGCACGCGAAGGGATTTCGGCACCATCCTTGACCGGGGCCGCCTCTGACGCAGAGCGGTGTCGCTGCATCAGTGAGCTCCAAAACAATGACGCGTGTCGTGTATTGCTGTGCTCTGTCCGCGCGGGTGGCGTTGGCATCAAGCTCACCGCAGCTAGTCACTGCATCCTCCTCGACGTGAGTTGGAACCCGACGGATGACATGCAGGCCACGTACCGACTCTATCGCTACGGGCAGCTGCGGCCGGTGAACATCTACCGGTTGGCCACATGGGGCACGTCGGAGCACATTGTCTTTGCCTACGCTTTGCAGAGGTCGTGGCTGCAGAAGAAGATCGCCGACATCAGCGAcccgcgccggcagcagcgccatcagACGCGCAGCTACTTCCGCTATCCGTGCGCAGTCCCTCTACCGGATGATGGGTCGAGTCTCGCCACAGATGAGCAGGTGGCTCTGCAGCAGTCGCGGCCGGCGCTGAAGGAAACGCTGGCGAGCAGTTGCCGGCCGGATTACGCTCTTGAGGTGTGCGAGATCCAGTGCCCCATCGCGGCCTGTGTCCTGCGCGCGCACCCAGAGGAAAAGGCCTACCTCTACACTGTGATCCCGCAGTCGGTTCTGCTGCTACATAACGAGGATGATGTGATTCGCGAACGCGGGCGCCGCTTCGAGGACGCAGCGCACAAGTCGCGCGCGTCTGTTGCGATTCCGCTGCAAATGCCCAGCGGGGGTGCTCCtcccgcgcacgcgcgggAGGACGTGAGTCTGCTGGACGCGTGCGAGGCAGAGCTCGTGgacgcggcgcggcaggcaGCCCATCTCGTGATCACGCACGTCTTGCGCGcccgcgaggaggcggtcaGTGAAAGCGATACGGTATCGGAAGTGCGCATGCTGGACCAGAGCATGTGCCAGCGACTGCAGCCGCTTCTCGCACCGGTGCTGGAAAAacgtccgccgccgcggttcctggcggaggtgctccTGCTCTGCTACCAggctggcgccgccgacttgttccgcacgctgctgcagagcagcTCGTACCTGAAGCTGCGCACCTATCTTGCCAGTCGTGTTCCAGCTGTCACCCGACGTCGGACACGAGACACGGCGCTGCCCACTCGAAGCCCTCTGGAGGAGGCCCTACTCTTCACTCCGGTCTCCCTGTTCAAGTCCATGTCGTCCGTAGAGGCAACGTACGTCGCGACGGAGCTGGGCTGCGACCGCCCGTTTGTCGGCTTCTGCTTGCTGCGCGGCCTGCAGAAGCTGTGGTTCGTGGATGGGCGCCTCGCCATCAGCGAGGCTGCCCTGGAAGCGCTGGCGACGTTGCTGGGCATCACGCCAGGTAGAatcgacggcgacagcgacagcgcggaggacgaggggaCAGCTGAGGGAGAGGACGGTGGACGTGCGCTCTCGAGGCGGAACGACGACGGCACATTCGctgaggcgctggcggcgctggcgcagtcCGTGCTGACCGCAATGACGAGCTGTCTGGAGGAGCAGTGGCCCCCTTACGAGGGCTTCGCGCtaccgccgcagcacgtcCAACTGGACCGCGAAGAAATGCGTATGGGGCGCGCCTACCGTGCAGCGTCGAGGGCGCACATGGAAGGTCTGCTGCCAATCGCCCAAGTGGCGGATCTTCTCCGACTGCCCTCCTACCGACAAGGACAGCACATGTACGGCtgtgcgcggtgccgcagcccGCTGTTGCAACGGCTCGACGCGACACACCTGGAGTGCCCGCGCTGCCACTACAACGCCGAGTTCGAGGTGCGTGCCGACCCCCGCACGCAACAGCAGACTGTGCTCTACCAGCTCTCCGTGGTGGCCAACCTGCTCGATGCCTTCTCCATCACCAAGAGCTTCGCCGTATCCTTCTCGCCGGCCGAGTGCGCTGATGCCAGTGCGGCCTTGCGGGAGGTGCACACATCACAGGCCGTATTCGAGTTCGTGCGCCGCAccatggaggagggggtgcaggcTTTCCTGAGCGAGTACCCGCCGCGACTGATTCGGCTGCTCGGGCTGCAGATGGGAACCGGCGGCGACGTTGAGGCGTTGCGGCGAGTGTTGCTGACCAATGGCCGACTCGCGTCGCACACGAATGTGCGCGagcacctgcgacagcgccttGCGCAGGCGTTTGCCGACTTTGTGCACCCCAGCACGCTCACGCAGTTTGTGGCTATGCCCCTCATGCTCATTGTCACGGCGTTACATTACCTTGCGCGCTGCGAACGGCTGACCTACGCACACGAGTTGCTTCTGGATGAGTGCCTGACGCCACGGCGCAAGCTTCTGCGCTTCGCCAGCGACGCCCTCGTCAAGGTTCTCTACGTGGAGAGGCTGTTGAAGCACTGCCGCCAGAAGCCCCTACCATCCTCGTATGCCTCTTCGATGTCCGTGACTGCATGTGGTGCGACGCTGGGGTCTGGTGCGGTCGCGCCGCAGAAGGGCGCTGTGAGCAACGATGCCGACGATGCGGCCTCTCTGACCTCCCTGGTGATGGcggcgtcctcctcgtctgaGAGCCGAAGCCGGTCTAGCGCGTCCACGTCATCGTCATCATCGTTtcacagcgacagcgccgccggcacaCAGCCGGCGCACAAGGACCCACTAGCGCACCtgatgggcagcagcggtagcggttctcgcaccgcctctgcctcttcgtCCCCCTCCTCGGCTCGCCACAGCTCGTCCAGCTCGTTCATCTCCGTCTACTCCAGCGATCGCGCAAGCTTCCCTGACGGAGGCGAGTCGGACGCGGAGGAGCGGGATGAAGTGATGCGGGGCCAGCATGGCACCTTGACGTGGCTGGAGGAACTGGCGGGCAACACGCTGGAGCGGGCCGCCCCCACAGCGGAGGAGTtggagagcgaggcggtgcAACAGCAACGGTCCGCCCAGTACTGGATCGCCTTCTGCGAAGTGTATGGCACCCACAGCGCGGAGACGCTCACCGTGTACATCGAGGACACGGCTAGTGGTGCaaaggtgctgccgccgccgccgctgtcctGTTGGATCTCGCAGGTCGCCCACACCACCATGGCCGGTCACCGCATGACCGACATGCTGGACATCTTCTTTAAGAAGTTACTGGAGCTATCTCAGCAGGTGCGCGTCATATCGTAG
- a CDS encoding conserved hypothetical protein (previous protein_id=AAZ09472.1): MIARQRPTTVAALLLLLCLLASASLVDAWGSSDDAKAIANREKHEQIQFWEREVNILRQGELKRAYNKLYQAETALESARAKQGFFYTRPQDKATIRLLDEDYRRTLMTVKALKEQERLIMTKLKPLYGVVSLHFAQEQKRTISESIKTVQSLSYDNAWYSSLFSLGEAESFSDIIMGFIGNWVIGFVILYPFAVLYYALWAAPWSVYEYTSGVADLVPGAVAYAACVVVMCLPLIVLALTFYLLIRHYGPQLQAAAQQAQARRHQD, translated from the coding sequence ATGATTGCAAGACAACGACccacgacggtggcggcgctgctgctgctgctttgctTGCTGGCAAGCGCAAGCTTAGTCGACGCGTGGgggagcagcgacgacgccaaGGCCATTGCGAATCGTGAAAAGCATGAGCAAATCCAGTTTTGGGAGCGTGAGGTCAATATACTCCGCCAGGGCGAGCTGAAGAGGGCGTACAACAAACTCTACCAGGCGGAGACAGCGTTGGAGTCTGCCCGTGCCAAGCAGGGCTTCTTCTACACGCGACCACAGGACAAGGCGACGATACGCTTGCTTGATGAGGATTACCGCCGAACGTTGATGACGGTGAAGGCCCTAAAGGAGCAAGAGCGCCTCATCATGACGAAACTGAAGCCGCTCTACGGCGTCGTCTCGCTGCACTTTGCGCAGGAGCAGAAACGCACCATCTCGGAGTCTATCAAGACCGTGCAATCACTCAGCTACGACAACGCTTGGTactcctccctcttcagcCTCGGCGAAGCGGAGAGCTTCTCCGACATCATCATGGGCTTCATTGGCAACTGGGTCATCGGCTTCGTCATCCTCTACCCCTTCGCGGTCCTCTACTACGCGCTGTGGGCCGCGCCGTGGAGCGTGTACGAGTACACCTCTGGTGTTGCAGACCTCGTccccggcgccgtcgctTACGCCGCATGCGTCGTGGTGATGTGTCTGCCTCTTATCGTTCTTGCGCTCACCTTCTACTTGTTGATTCGGCACTACGGGCCTCAGCTACAGGCGGCTGCGCAACAAGCGCAGGCGCGCCGACATCAGGACTGA